AAGTGTGCAGGAACGATCATTGCAGATGTTTCTCACCCCAGCTATCACATGTTCTCCGCCCTCCCTACACGGAATCTATATAGAGTGATTATAACTCAAACAACAAGGCATAAAAATAGCCTTTTCCCTTAAGAGGCAACTCATCAGTCTCTGAAGTCTacattgtaattatttttctcTTAACACTCTGCATTGGTAATAGGTTACATATGAAAAAGTAATATATTTAGTAATTTAGTAATGTCACCATGCATTTgcctatttatttatatttcatgCTGCTGCTATATCCATCACTATATTTAAAATGCTTCTACTACTTAATTTGTGTCTCAGTACGTCATACTGCATTTTATGTGTATAAGGGAGCATCCAGCTTGTCAAATTCCTGGCATGGAATAATAGAACACAacagtgatactttattgatccccagtGGTAAACTGTCCTTTTGCTAATCCCATCTTGCTTtctatgagacacacagacacatatggaAGCGAGGGGGTCACAgctcagggtcagccagcatgcagcgcCCCTGAAGCAATAAACTGTTAATAAATAATCTAATGTATTGCAGGTAGAACTGAAAGAAGAGACATAAGTTTCCACTAACGTTATGTGACATGGTGGCTCAGGGGGTAGACCTACCACCTACCACCAGTCTGTGTTTGTAGTTTGCATGTCCTTCCTCTAATGAATGGGTTTTCTCTGAGTGCTTTGGATGCTGCCTATAGtgcaaaaatattaattataaaagttattgtctctaaattgcctgtagaaTATGTGCATGCCCAGCAGTGGAATGGCATTCAAACCAAAAGTTAATGATGAGATGTCAATTCTTAGAAAAAAGGAGATTTGAACCaaggacctcttgatctgcagtcaaatacTCTACCACTGAGGTATACCCCCAATCCAAAACTGGAGGCCCATGTGCAGCCTGAGATGGGCTATAACTTTCATTGAGCCTGAAGAAATGAAAgattatttaataaatacaaaaaaaatgtacacagAAACTAAATATCTTATTCATTGTATAGAAAATCATAGCAACACAGAGCCTCTCAATGCAGGAAATCCCAAGGTTATGCTTCCAAATCGATACACTGTGTGACGTGTGTGAAGTTCAGCAATGTTTAACCAGATAAAATTGTCTAATCACAAGAGGCACGTTACCTACTTTGTGACAGGCATACCTCAGGGGGAGTGTCCCcccaaagcaggatttctcagttagctgggttaacttaagctagaagtcgtGATTGTCCAATAGAGATGCtgttattggacaatcatgacttctagcttaaagTAACCCAGCTAaccaagaaatcctgcttcgggGAACACTCATCTGAACATAACATACTACCAGTACTATATAACTCCATACACCCTGAACAGAAATCCTGTCtcttgcagggcacacacacacacacattattttaatgaaatgataTAAAAACATTTGGATTTTAATTATTCATATTAAATGCGAAATGAACCcaaacatggatggatggcttcTTTTCTTTCTGCCAAACACAGTTAATCAATCAGCCAATAAAACAGTTACATAAAGAATCGCGTTAGGAATATACACCTAGGTGAGGTATGAAAGTGACGTGTCCGTCCTGCTGAAGTAGTCAAAATATTATATGTTTGTGCTACCCAGTGGCAAATACTCCTCACAATCATATTTAAATTGTAACGTTGTGTGTATAAAACAGGAAGTCGTCGCGTTGTGGGCGGGGCCAAAAGCGCTGCACCGGAAGTGGCGGTGAGACTGTAAACAATAAGCAGACGAGCAGCATCCATCTTTATTTCTGTAGAGAGGTTCGGCACAGCAAGCCATCATGGGGGCTGTTCTCGGACTCTGCTCTATGGCGAGCTGGGTATGATAAATGATTCTTGCTTTGGTAGATGGATACACGCTACGGGATGCGTCGCCTGTTTTATCAAGTGTAGTATATTGCGAAGTCATTGTAAGATTGTTGTTTGTGACGACGAAGGGAAAATGAAAATGGAGACTCGCTGCGTACGAGGCGATGTCCAGGACGTTTTCGCAGAGCATATCTGACATCGTCATTGTCATATTAAAATGTTCCTGTAGTTTGTATGGCGATTCAGAGATACAAAAATGCGTCCTTGCTTACGATGCACATGGTGTAATATAAGGCGCTAATGGATGCCGTGGCATCGTGAGCTTGTTGTCCGCAGCAGGGTGTTTCCCCGCTGCGCTACGCCGACAGTGACGCACTGCTATCTGCTGTGCATCACCACAGACATCTTGGTGGATAAGATTAAAAAACTGATATACTGACGACTGATGCATTCATCCCGATATGTTAGAATGGCAGAAAGTGGAAAATGGTGCCTAAGAGTAAGGGACATTGTGTTCTGGTTATACCTAATCAGACGTACAGGAAAACCAGCTTTTGGTCCCCGTTTCCAGTAAAGGCTTGGGTCGGGCTCGGAGgctttgattatttttttgatGCAGCATAGCACAGCTTCCGTCGACCTTACTTTAATGGtgtttttaatgtataattatagGTACTCTGTACTTTCCCTTGCTTGAGATGTTCGGGAAGTTTCTCTTGTTGGTACAGATGCGAGCTCAGGCCTGACGTCAAGTGTCATCCAACTTGGCATTGCGAAATAAGTGCTTAAAAAAGCgataaaaaaaacttgttttttttttccatgttgaCTTTCACTTGTGTGCTTAATTTAGTCTTACAGCATGCTGCTGTGTCAGGCTGTATATATACCTGTGTTTttggtgtgtatatatatactgacTGTTTTGCGTCAGGGTTTGATCTTCGTCCAATGTGGGCCTATATTTACTATTAGTGTCCTTTTAACAGTGATCTCATTTCCACTGTTGGCTAACGATCGTAAAAACAAGCAGTTGCTTAACATCATTGCAGATTTAAGTTGAATATTCTGGGTCCCAAATTCACTGTTCATCTTGAAATGAATAGATGTACAACGATTACATTAGGTGACTAGGCCCAGCATCTGTACAATTCCCCTACCCTCGTGCTCATAGATAGCATTTCTGTATTTGCAGTGCTTTACTTCAGTTCCCACCTGCCGTTGCTTTATTCTAGTCACATGTTTCTACATTGTGCTGTAGCCAAAGTCTGGGATTTATTGTGGCTGTTAACCGTGACCTGTTTGTGCCCCAGATTCCCTGCCTGTgcggcagcgccccctgcttgTTGTGCAGGTGTTGCCCCAGCGGAAACAATTCTACGGTGACCCGGCTGATCTACGCGGCCTTCATGCTGCTGGGAGTGGCCGTGGCCTGCATCATGCTCATGCCCGGAATGGAGGGGCAGCTCAAGAAGGTCCTGCTTTGCGTCACGTCCAGCTATAGTTTCATAGCCCTTTAGAGGGCAGTGTTTGATTCATataaatgatttttattttcaaagagGGCTAATACACTGCCTGGCCCAAAAAAGCtaccatttgaatttaaatcagcaagtaCTTAAGAGCCAACGATTGGATCATTGAtacagctcagcaacattatgcagcgatgaagtgaagtcagctgactacatgaatctactgaatggcagGTTGtcccatcaatggatttttttctttcctaattTGCACGGCATATTCCAGGACGATAACGCCAAGATACATCAGACTTAGATTGTCAGAGTgtttcagggagcatgaggaatggTTTTTACACATCATTTGGCCACCACAGAGTCTTGACCATAACCCCGTTAAAAGTCTTAGGTGTGCTGAGGAAGACTTCACGGAGTGATTCAACTCTCCTATCATCAATACAACATCTCAACGAGAAGcaaatgcaaatctggatgggGGAATAATGTTGATGTTGCATAAGCGCGTGGAGATAATGCACTGGGGAATGTGCACCACGATCAAAGCGATCCTATGAAATATTAAAGTGTGTGgctttttttggccaggcagaacattcttttaaaaataaagtggatttttttctaacttaATTTTGCATGAATAATCATGTATTTACAGGTGCAGACTGACCTGAGCGTTGATTTGAATGGTACGGGTGACGAATGTTTGTACGTGGTTACAGATTCCAGGGTTTTGCGAAGGAGGGATGGGAACATCCCTGCCGGGCGTGCAGGGTCACGTCAACTGCGACGTCCTCGTGGGCTACAAGGCCGTGTACCGCGTCTGCTTCGGCATGGCCATGTTCTTCCTACTGTTCTCGCTTCTTATGATCAAGGTCAAGAGTAGCCAAGACCCCCGAGCTTCAGTGCATAATGGGTAAGCGGGGCGCCCTGCTCGCTGATGATGTCACGCCTCCTCTAGCTTGTCATTGGCAGTGAAACATTTACTTCTGTTGTGCTCCTTGGCTTTGCGTAAAGGTTGAACTCTGTGGAATTTTTGTAATTGATTTAAGCTCATTAGTAAACACGTTATGGCAGGTCTATGGGGTATTGAGAATCAGTGGTTTAAAAAATTaaggaattaaaaaataaagattcaGTATTGTGAATGTGCATGTACTGTGTAGCTACTGCAATCCGTTCAGTCAGTCAGTGCTGGGCTTTCTGCATGTCAGACGCTTGATCTCTCCTTCAGGTTCTGGTTCTTCAAGTTTGCCGCTGCCACCGCCATTACCGTTGGGGCCTTTTTCATTCCAGAGGGACCCTTCACGACTGGTAATGCACCGTCTGGGATGGTCACTGGTTACAGGCATGGTATGCTGACTCCTAGGTtttgtgcaggcagcagggatcAGGTGTGGCAGCTTTATGATTTGGGATTAAGCTGCCACACCTGATCCCATTTCAGCAGGTGTATCTTACCTATATCTCCAGTAATATTAAGCAAATTTGGACGGGGATAATTTGTTGATTTTAATTATGattttgtttcccccccccaccaagcacCCCCAGGTTGTTAAattagtttttatattttttggcCACATTCCATTGTTTCCTGGATGGACTGCTTGCAGTTCTCCTTGCCTTCTGTATTTTTGAGGGTTACGTGTAGGTGTTTGGCTGCCTGCAGTCTTGATGCCCCgttctttgtgggggggggggggggttgaccaTATTCCAGCCCAGGCATCCTTGTGCTTTTCGGAGGTAGAGAGCTGTGCCACGCGCAGCGGCTAAGCTTTGAAACCTGTCTCTGCGTTTGCCGCAGTGTGGTTCTACATGGGCATGTCCGGGGCATTCTGCTTCATCCTCATTCAACTGGTACTGCTGATCGACTTCGCCCACTCCTGGAACGAGTCCTGGGTGGAGAAGATGGAGGAGGGTAACTCCCGCTGTTGGTATGCAGGTATGCAGACGGGCCCTGGGCAAGTGGAACGCATCCTATATCTTCATAAAGCGTATATATGAAAGTAATCATAACACAGCATGATGACTACCAGCTCTGGGCTATCTAGGCTTGTGTTTGCTCTGTAGATGGAAGGAAGAATAGACAGTATTTTGTTGTTCTATATTAACATGATGAAATGAGCTGACTCTGGAGTGGCataatgtatgtattttttatctATAGCTCTTCTGTCAGTGACGACTGTGAACTACATCCTGTCTCTGGTGTCCCTGGTCATGTTCTACATCTACTACACCCATGCCGACGGATGCACTGAGAACAAGGCTTTCATCAGTGTCAACATGCTGCTGTGCATTGGGGCTTCGGTCATGTCTGTCCTGCCCAAGATCCAGGTTAGGGCACCGCCCCCTCTCAGCCCATTGCCGGACCTGGTAACCGGTCTGCCTTGGGAATCTGGCCGTGAGCCAGCCACGCCTGTAGAGTGACATCATCACGTTCGATGATGTACTCTCGCGGCTGGATCACCTGGCTGTGTGCTGTTCCGGTCTCTGCAGGAGTCACAGCCGAGGTCCGGCCTGCTACAGTCCTCCATCGTCACTCTGTACACCATGTATCTCACCTGGTCTGCAATGACCAACGAGCCGGGTAGGACACGGACTTGTGTAACTCTTTCGTTAGACTTACCAGCCTTGTAAATGGAGGTATCATGATAAAGGGACCGGTATGTCCTTGTTTTACAGAGAGGAAGTGTAATCCGAGCCTGCTGGGAATCATCGGCTATAACAGCACCGGCCCAATCAGCCGTGACCATGTGGTTCAGTGGTGGGATGCCcagggcattgtgggattgatcctgttcctcctctgtgtcctgtaCTCCAGGTAAGCAATCAGTCGCCTTCTGTGTATTTTGATATTCACATTTGACATCTATGCCTATAAACGTAAATCTGGGCAGCTGATAAACGTCCGATGTTTCGTCGTCGTCTTGTGCTTGGCAGCATCCGAAACTCCTCCAACACCCAGGTGAATAAGCTGACCCTGACCAGCGACGAGTCTGCCCTCATTGAAGACGGCCCCAGTCACCCAGACAACTTCGAGGAAGGAGACGGCTTGAATCGCGCCGTGGACAACGAGAAGGATGGGGTGAACTACAGCTACTCCTTCTTCCACTTCATGCTCTTTTTGGCCTCCCTGTACATCATGATGACGCTGACCAACTGGTACAGGTAGGTGGCGTCCTCTCTGGCCCAAATGCACCGTGATCACATTTGGTCTCCAGTCCCTGGGCCGCCTCCACCTGGATGCAAAAATgattccatctgctcaattttcTGCACTTCTGCGTAACGTCCATGTTGGCACCACTGCTTGtgatcaaccaatcagcaaacaATGGCTGTAAGCACCTTCCCAGTAGTTTGTGTTAGAACAAAAAGTACCTCGTCTGGAGTAGGGACTAAAGGGTTCCGGAACTGCCTGAGGATCTACAGTCGGGCCGAGTTCCTCCAGTGTGAACACGAAAAACGTTCCTGGTTAcagaaaaaggttctggttcctggaaaaaaaaaagttcctgcGGTGTGAACGCACCCAAAGACATAACAAAGTTCCGTTTGTTCCAGCTTTGTACTGGTTCGTATTATAGTAGTTCAGTACTAGTTCAGTTGTGATATGTTGCTTGTAATTACTTAAATGGGGTTAAAATTAGTTAGCCTTTGAGTTGTTTTTAATGTGGGTTTTATGGATCATAGCTGCCTTCAACAATAGAAATGGAGTAAAATTACCAGCTTTTAAAAAGACAGAATGGATATCATGGTATTCTGTGCTGATGGTTAATTTTGCATCTCTCATTGCTGTAACAGTCCTGACTCCAACTACGAGACCATGACAAGCAAGTGGCCGTCCGTCTGGGTCAAGATCTCGTCCAGCTGGATCTGCATCGCCCTGTATGTGTGGACTCTGGTGGCCCCGCTGGTCCTGACCAACCGTGACTTCGACTGAATGCCGGCGGaggaagccccgccccccagcagTGCCTGTGCTGCGTGGTGGGGGGCCGTCATCGCTCTACATACCATGCGTGTATTTCCCCAAGTTTCTTTCTCCCATGCATGACTGtcatttttttgtgttgaacTGTCAAATGAAGAGCTTGttggaaatacaaaaaaagttgAACAGCAGCAGCTACTGAAGCTGAATGTAGATATCGCTTTTAAATGTGTCCGAACTGGGCTTTAGGAAGAATGTTTAAAGTTTTTGTTAATGAttactgggggggaggggggatgctTTTATTAAAACAGAATGGGGGGGAAGCTTGAACGACTGTAGATTGTAAACAGCTTCATAGCATTTTGCCGTCTTAGAAATTTTAAATTCAGTAATGTGGCCGTCGAGCACAACTTAGTTTCTTTGATTTAAAAAGTAGAGGAACgcttgtgtgattttttttcttttgactaTTAGCTGAAGAGCTTCATATGTTAGCACATAAGGAACCGTGACGTGAAACCTGACCATTTGCATGCTCTGTGCCACCATCAGTTACGATTTCCCTGCATCCTTTTGCTGTTcctgattttgacatttttttttttggtcgtcCTGTCGGCGCTTAACCAGAAAATTGGGCTTGCTGTTCATCGTGAAGGTATGGTGTAGTATCATTTGACTAATTTTGTTTAATCCTGTTTCTGGTCTTCAGATGTTTTGCATTTGttgtaaaatgtcatttttaattctgtATTTATATAGTAGGAAGTGACGGTAATTGCACTTTTTGTATCAATGTTCGCTTTCAGATGGTGCACAGTGGTTGAATTTGCTCACCTAGCTTTTCTCAGCACTGGAACTTGCCTCTGCACTGTAATCTCTCTTCTCTTCACTAGCTCCAGGATGTTACTCTTGTACAGTTACCCTgaagtaaagtaacctgaagtaaagtaacctgaagtaaagtaacctgaagtaaagtaacctgaagtaaagtaacctgaagtaaagtaacctgaagtaaagtaacctgaagtaaagtaacctgaagtaaagtaacctgaagtaaagtaacctgaagtaaagtaacctgaagtaaagtaacctgaagtaaagtaacctgaagtaaagtaacctgaagtaaagtaacctgaagtaaagtaacctgaagtaaagtaacctgaagtaaagtaacctgaagtaaagtaacctgaagtaaagtaacctgaagtaaagtaacctgaagtaaagtaacctgaagtaaagtaacctgaagtaaagtaacctgaagtaaagtaacctgaagtaaagtaacctgaagtaaagtaacctgaagtaaagtaacctgaagtaaagtaacctgaagtaaagtaacctgaagtaaagtaacctgaagtaaagtaacctgaagtaaagtaacctgaagtaaagtaacctgaagtaaagtaacctgaagtaaagtaacctgaagtaaagtaacctgaagtaaagtaacctgaagtaaagtaacctgaagtaaagtaacctgaagtaaagtaacctgaagtaaagtaacctgaagtaaagtaacctgaagtaaagtaacctgaagtaaagtaacctgaagtaaagtaacctgaagtaaagtaacctgaagtaaagtaacctgaagtaaagtaacctgaagtaaagtaacctgaagtaaagtaacctgaagtaaagtaacctgaagtaaagtaacctgaagtaaagtaacctgaagtaaagtaacctgaagtaaagtaacctgaagtaaagtaacctgaagtaaagtaacctgaagtaaagtaacctgaagtaaagtaacctgaagtaaagtaacctgaagtaaagtaacctgaagtaaagtaacctgaagtaaagtaacctgaagtaaagtaacctgaagtaaagtaacctgaagtaaagtaacctgaagtaaagtaacctgaagtaaagtaacctgaagtaaagtaacctgaagtaaagtaacctgaagtaaagtaacctgaagtaaagtaacctgaagtaaagtaacctgaagtaaagtaacctgaagtaaagtaacctgaagtaaagtaacctgaagtaaagtaacctgaagtaaagtaacctgaagtaaagtaacctgaagtaaagtaacctgaagtaaagtaacctgaagtaaagtaacctgaagtaaagtaacctgaaATAAAAACCTGCTCCAGGGTGTCCTGTGAATAGTTTTTACTCTCCTTGAGTTCGCATGGGGCTCCGACATTTTCAGGATCCTTTACGAGGTCATCTGTGCGAGTGTATGAGTCATTACGATCTACGTTATGTTTTACGTTCTCCGGCGTGGATActgcggttttttttttttgccaagttAGTCCCTCCTTACCTgcactgggggaaaaaaacaatcccTTTAGCTGTGGCGTTGATGTTCCAAAAACCAAGCGGTCTATAACtggtcattttaaaaaacaaaatagagGTCCTGAGACAGACAAGTGACGAGTTAATGTTCTGATTGAAGTATGTTGCTGTATTTAGCCTTGAGTCACTGTCAGTCTTTCCTCAATGCAAAAACTAGG
This window of the Paramormyrops kingsleyae isolate MSU_618 chromosome 19, PKINGS_0.4, whole genome shotgun sequence genome carries:
- the serinc1 gene encoding serine incorporator 1, with product MGAVLGLCSMASWIPCLCGSAPCLLCRCCPSGNNSTVTRLIYAAFMLLGVAVACIMLMPGMEGQLKKIPGFCEGGMGTSLPGVQGHVNCDVLVGYKAVYRVCFGMAMFFLLFSLLMIKVKSSQDPRASVHNGFWFFKFAAATAITVGAFFIPEGPFTTVWFYMGMSGAFCFILIQLVLLIDFAHSWNESWVEKMEEGNSRCWYAALLSVTTVNYILSLVSLVMFYIYYTHADGCTENKAFISVNMLLCIGASVMSVLPKIQESQPRSGLLQSSIVTLYTMYLTWSAMTNEPERKCNPSLLGIIGYNSTGPISRDHVVQWWDAQGIVGLILFLLCVLYSSIRNSSNTQVNKLTLTSDESALIEDGPSHPDNFEEGDGLNRAVDNEKDGVNYSYSFFHFMLFLASLYIMMTLTNWYSPDSNYETMTSKWPSVWVKISSSWICIALYVWTLVAPLVLTNRDFD